One genomic window of Actinoalloteichus hoggarensis includes the following:
- a CDS encoding enoyl-CoA hydratase/isomerase family protein, with protein sequence MDYRSWAGLKITVAHGVATVSLDHPPLNLMDGVLLPSLRGFAHHVRTDADVRVIVFQSADPEFFSAHGDMAYLTDPEALPAATQAAIDAAPGAVIPHGLNILQAMGAEIRDLPQVTIGKVAGFARGAGNEFLMSLDMRFAAIGRSGQAQPESTLAILPGGGGTVNMTRLLGPARALELLIGGQLVGAEVAERYGLVNRALPADEIDAFVDALARRMAGVRPEVVAAIKATVRAATPPASDTAYVAENAFLYSLFTEDMVEVARKQLAAGVQTREGERDLEGLVDSLSPGFRNAAQQ encoded by the coding sequence ATGGATTACCGCAGCTGGGCAGGCCTCAAGATCACCGTCGCGCACGGTGTGGCCACCGTGTCGCTCGACCACCCGCCCCTCAATCTGATGGACGGCGTGCTGCTGCCGTCATTGCGTGGGTTCGCGCATCATGTGCGCACCGACGCGGACGTCCGGGTGATCGTGTTTCAGAGCGCCGATCCGGAGTTCTTCAGCGCTCACGGCGACATGGCCTACCTCACCGACCCGGAGGCCCTGCCCGCCGCCACCCAGGCCGCGATCGACGCCGCGCCGGGCGCCGTGATCCCCCACGGCCTGAACATCCTCCAGGCCATGGGAGCGGAGATCCGCGACCTCCCGCAGGTCACCATCGGCAAGGTGGCCGGTTTCGCCCGTGGCGCCGGCAACGAGTTCCTGATGTCGCTCGACATGCGATTCGCCGCGATCGGCAGATCGGGCCAGGCACAGCCCGAGTCCACCCTGGCGATCCTTCCCGGGGGCGGTGGCACGGTGAACATGACCCGTCTGCTCGGCCCGGCCCGGGCCCTGGAACTGCTCATCGGTGGCCAGCTCGTCGGCGCCGAAGTGGCCGAGCGTTACGGCCTGGTGAACCGGGCGCTGCCCGCCGACGAGATCGACGCCTTCGTCGACGCCCTGGCCCGCCGAATGGCGGGAGTGCGCCCCGAGGTCGTCGCCGCGATCAAGGCCACCGTCAGGGCCGCGACCCCGCCCGCCTCCGACACGGCCTACGTCGCCGAAAACGCCTTCCTGTACTCACTGTTCACCGAGGACATGGTCGAGGTCGCCCGCAAGCAGCTGGCAGCGGGCGTGCAGACCCGTGAGGGCGAGCGGGATCTCGAGGGGCTCGTCGACAGTCTGTCGCCTGGCTTCCGGAACGCGGCTCAGCAGTAG
- a CDS encoding AraC family transcriptional regulator: MDPLSDALAISGVKGALSTRVEAGGRWAIALDDYPGVALHAVTAGSTWLTVVGREPVELAAGDVVLLSAGTPHGLTDDPTDTRGRCEHVAARGRGTGEVISLGSRPATTRIVTIHYDCDPAALTQILTLLPGFVHVRAEAGTPGLADTVRMLARELAHPQLATSAVLKSLVDIVLVQMLRAWLAVNPPECFGTWLGALYDPVIGEALRHLHANPAVPWTTSMLAEAISVSRATLARRFPAATGYTPAAYLANWRMDLAAVRLRDSHDSLEVIAEAVGYGSVPAFTRAFTRAHGRTPGRYRSETRSHGGTAFRLETPTPSSLTISEDPVQAGLSVPVTGPVW, from the coding sequence GTGGATCCACTGAGCGACGCCCTGGCGATCTCGGGCGTCAAAGGGGCGCTGAGCACCCGCGTCGAGGCGGGTGGCCGATGGGCGATCGCCCTGGACGACTATCCCGGGGTGGCCTTGCATGCCGTGACCGCGGGCAGCACCTGGCTCACGGTCGTCGGCCGCGAACCGGTGGAACTGGCGGCCGGTGACGTGGTCCTGCTGTCCGCAGGCACCCCGCACGGCCTCACCGACGATCCCACGGACACTCGCGGCCGGTGCGAACACGTAGCCGCTCGCGGGCGCGGTACCGGTGAGGTGATCAGCCTCGGGTCCCGGCCCGCGACCACGCGGATCGTCACCATCCACTACGACTGCGATCCGGCCGCGCTCACCCAGATCCTGACTCTGCTACCGGGTTTCGTGCACGTGCGAGCCGAAGCGGGGACGCCGGGACTGGCCGATACGGTGCGCATGCTCGCCCGGGAACTCGCCCATCCGCAGCTCGCCACGTCTGCCGTGCTGAAGAGCCTTGTCGACATCGTGCTCGTCCAGATGCTGCGTGCCTGGCTCGCGGTGAATCCCCCCGAGTGCTTCGGCACCTGGCTGGGTGCGCTCTACGACCCTGTCATCGGCGAGGCACTACGGCACCTGCATGCGAATCCGGCCGTTCCCTGGACGACCTCGATGCTCGCGGAAGCCATCTCGGTCTCCCGCGCGACCCTCGCCCGCCGTTTCCCGGCCGCGACGGGATACACCCCCGCGGCGTATCTGGCGAACTGGCGCATGGATCTGGCCGCCGTGCGGTTACGCGACAGCCATGACTCCCTCGAGGTGATCGCCGAGGCAGTCGGGTACGGGTCGGTGCCGGCGTTCACCCGTGCCTTCACCCGGGCCCACGGACGTACGCCCGGGCGCTACCGCAGCGAGACGCGCAGCCACGGTGGTACGGCCTTCCGGTTGGAGACGCCCACCCCGTCGAGCCTGACGATCAGTGAGGACCCTGTCCAGGCGGGACTCTCTGTTCCGGTCACCGGACCGGTCTGGTAG
- a CDS encoding carboxylesterase/lipase family protein: MPQQADPIVETPAGAVRGVRDRFGELYRAVPYAAAPTGAGRFAPPASHPGWSGVRDATAPSPTAPQPARDFGRLDMIPYFGPGWMRGEEYLTVDVRTPGTDRGKRPVMVFVHGGGFVTGSTRAALYDGRAFARDGVVLVTVNYRLGIPGFLDLEGAPANRGLLDVLAALGWVRDTIAAFGGDPANVTLFGQSAGATITGALLATPEARGLFRRAIIQSGSGTGAFTPEQAHRVTAVTAQALGVPPTAEAFAEIPDERFLEILPDLAGIDLRTATATDPLVELSPFSLVLPVQPADALAEGPAGEVGLLIGTNTEEGHLYLVPQGKLESSTDDDVLAVAAKVGSDPAAVVAAHRAARPGATPGELRSAVLGEGLFGAGTARLTDAHARLSGGRTYAYSFGYRSTALQGRLGATHTVELPFVFDIADEPRLHGDAGLLDPDPAPAGLAARVHGAWVAFATHGDPGWAAYDPQRPQAEALGS, translated from the coding sequence GTGCCCCAGCAGGCAGATCCGATCGTCGAGACCCCGGCGGGCGCCGTGCGCGGTGTTCGTGACCGCTTCGGCGAGCTCTACCGCGCCGTCCCGTACGCGGCGGCACCCACGGGCGCCGGCCGGTTCGCGCCACCGGCGTCCCACCCGGGTTGGTCCGGTGTCCGGGACGCCACCGCACCGTCGCCGACCGCGCCGCAGCCGGCCCGGGACTTCGGGCGGCTCGACATGATCCCCTACTTCGGTCCGGGCTGGATGCGCGGCGAGGAGTACCTGACCGTCGACGTCCGCACGCCCGGCACGGACCGCGGGAAGCGGCCGGTCATGGTCTTCGTGCACGGCGGCGGGTTCGTCACCGGCTCCACCCGCGCCGCGCTCTACGACGGCCGGGCGTTCGCCCGCGACGGCGTGGTGCTGGTGACGGTGAACTACCGCCTCGGCATCCCCGGCTTCCTCGACCTGGAGGGTGCCCCCGCCAACCGCGGGCTGCTCGACGTCCTCGCCGCGCTCGGCTGGGTGCGGGACACGATCGCCGCGTTCGGTGGCGATCCCGCGAACGTCACGCTGTTCGGTCAGTCCGCGGGTGCCACCATCACCGGAGCTCTGCTGGCGACGCCGGAAGCCAGGGGGTTGTTCCGGCGCGCGATCATCCAGAGCGGCAGCGGCACCGGCGCCTTCACCCCCGAGCAGGCGCACCGGGTCACGGCCGTGACCGCGCAGGCACTGGGCGTGCCGCCCACAGCGGAGGCCTTCGCCGAGATCCCGGACGAGAGGTTCCTCGAGATCCTGCCGGATCTCGCGGGGATCGACCTGCGGACCGCGACGGCCACGGACCCACTCGTCGAGCTGAGCCCGTTCTCCCTGGTCCTGCCCGTGCAGCCGGCCGACGCCCTGGCGGAGGGGCCTGCGGGAGAGGTCGGCCTGCTCATCGGCACCAACACCGAGGAGGGCCACCTCTACCTGGTACCGCAAGGCAAGCTGGAATCTTCCACGGACGACGACGTACTCGCCGTCGCGGCGAAGGTCGGCTCGGACCCCGCCGCGGTCGTCGCGGCCCATCGGGCGGCCCGGCCGGGGGCGACCCCGGGCGAGCTGCGCTCCGCGGTGCTGGGCGAAGGCCTCTTCGGGGCCGGCACCGCGCGGCTGACCGATGCCCACGCCCGGCTGTCCGGTGGCCGCACCTACGCCTACTCGTTCGGCTACCGCTCGACGGCGTTGCAGGGGCGGCTGGGCGCCACCCACACGGTCGAACTGCCCTTCGTCTTCGACATCGCCGATGAACCGCGGCTGCACGGCGACGCCGGTCTGCTCGATCCCGACCCGGCGCCCGCCGGGCTCGCGGCCCGCGTGCACGGCGCCTGGGTCGCCTTCGCGACCCACGGCGACCCTGGCTGGGCCGCATACGACCCGCAGCGGCCTCAGGCGGAAGCCCTGGGTAGCTGA
- a CDS encoding MBL fold metallo-hydrolase produces the protein MDQIELGDVTVTRVKEYYGSVEMGPADFFPGSPDDAWDEHQSWLAPDFLDAGTGECRSAIQTWLLRSEGRTILVDTGVGNHKDRPYAPVWNRLYTNYLDNLAAAGVRPEDVDIVVNTHLHIDHVGWNTYLDGRTWVPTFPNAQYLMTRQDFDFWNPADNHEPVLGRGNQNVFEDSVAPVHEAGLAHLWDGSYRIDRNLRLDLAPGHTPGSSVLTLESAGDRALFVGDLVHTPLQLVEPETNSCFCEDPAESRATRHKLLGRAAEDNTLVFPAHFGGHGGAVVERDGSRFAIKEWAGFSRIA, from the coding sequence ATGGATCAGATCGAACTGGGCGACGTCACCGTCACCCGTGTCAAGGAGTACTACGGCTCGGTCGAGATGGGCCCCGCGGACTTCTTCCCCGGGAGCCCCGATGACGCCTGGGACGAACACCAGAGCTGGCTCGCCCCGGACTTCCTCGACGCCGGCACCGGCGAATGCCGCTCGGCCATCCAGACCTGGCTGCTGCGCAGCGAAGGCCGCACCATCCTCGTCGACACCGGGGTCGGCAACCACAAGGACCGCCCCTACGCGCCCGTCTGGAACCGGCTGTACACGAACTACCTGGACAACCTCGCCGCCGCCGGAGTCCGGCCCGAAGACGTCGACATCGTCGTCAACACCCACCTGCACATCGACCACGTGGGCTGGAACACCTACCTCGACGGCCGGACCTGGGTGCCGACCTTCCCGAACGCCCAGTACCTGATGACGCGGCAGGACTTCGACTTCTGGAACCCGGCCGACAACCACGAACCGGTGCTGGGTCGCGGCAACCAGAACGTCTTCGAGGACAGCGTCGCCCCGGTGCACGAGGCCGGGCTCGCCCACCTGTGGGACGGCTCATACCGGATCGACCGAAACCTCCGGCTGGATCTCGCGCCCGGCCACACCCCGGGGTCGTCCGTGCTGACCCTGGAGTCGGCCGGCGACCGAGCGCTGTTCGTCGGCGATCTGGTGCACACCCCGCTGCAGCTCGTGGAGCCGGAGACCAATTCCTGCTTCTGCGAGGACCCGGCCGAGTCCCGGGCGACCCGCCACAAGCTCCTCGGCCGCGCGGCCGAGGACAACACGCTGGTCTTCCCAGCTCACTTCGGTGGCCATGGCGGTGCGGTGGTCGAGCGGGACGGGTCGAGGTTCGCCATCAAGGAGTGGGCGGGCTTCTCCCGCATCGCCTGA
- a CDS encoding helix-turn-helix domain-containing protein has product MNGPGPLGDFLQARRARLRPEDVGLHDLGPRRRVAGLRREELAQLAGVSVSYYTRLEQGLSRGASAEVLEAIAGALLLDDHERDHLERLAGASRRVPQARRPRPEKLADETRDLLRSFDGIPALVLGRRTDVLAWNPLGHALLAGHVDPLSPEDPACRPNMSRMLFLDPHCRELYGDWRRKVRAVVGNLRIAVGRHPEDRLLAELIGELTMKSPEFVALWGDHRVTPCDAATYELRHPVVGTVTVTQQTLALARSPGQSVVVCTTPAGSPSEAAMALLRQASAAERSGRSGGPARSLHRRPVTTS; this is encoded by the coding sequence ATGAACGGACCAGGCCCGCTCGGCGACTTCCTGCAGGCACGGCGGGCCAGGCTGCGCCCGGAAGACGTGGGGCTCCACGACCTCGGGCCGCGCCGTCGGGTGGCGGGGCTGCGCCGGGAGGAGCTGGCGCAGCTGGCGGGGGTCAGCGTGTCCTACTACACCCGGCTCGAACAGGGCCTGTCCCGTGGCGCGTCGGCGGAGGTGCTCGAGGCGATCGCCGGCGCCCTGCTGCTCGACGACCACGAGCGGGACCACCTGGAACGCCTCGCCGGGGCCTCCCGCCGGGTACCGCAGGCGCGAAGGCCCCGCCCCGAGAAGCTCGCCGACGAGACGCGGGACCTGCTGCGCTCCTTCGACGGCATCCCGGCGCTCGTCCTCGGCCGGCGTACGGACGTGCTGGCGTGGAACCCACTCGGCCACGCCCTGCTCGCCGGCCACGTCGACCCGCTGAGCCCGGAGGACCCCGCGTGTCGGCCGAACATGAGCCGGATGCTGTTCCTGGACCCGCATTGCCGGGAGCTCTACGGGGACTGGCGGCGCAAGGTGCGCGCGGTCGTGGGCAATCTGAGGATCGCCGTCGGCCGTCATCCGGAGGACCGGCTGCTCGCCGAGCTGATCGGCGAGCTGACGATGAAGAGCCCGGAATTCGTGGCGTTGTGGGGTGACCACCGGGTGACGCCGTGCGACGCCGCCACCTATGAGCTGCGCCATCCGGTCGTCGGCACGGTGACGGTCACCCAGCAGACCCTCGCCCTCGCGCGTTCGCCGGGGCAGTCCGTCGTGGTGTGCACGACGCCCGCCGGGTCACCGTCGGAGGCGGCCATGGCCCTGTTGCGGCAGGCGAGTGCGGCGGAGCGGTCCGGCCGGAGCGGTGGACCGGCCCGATCGCTCCACCGCCGCCCGGTGACCACCTCGTAG
- a CDS encoding cytochrome P450 family protein — translation MTGDQTHGVREIALPDGSRGWLVTGYDAARQALSERRLSKVLTAGEVGLTPELTSAMLRQMLFLDPPDHTRLRRLVSAVFTPRRVEDLRPRIDEIATELLDAITVHETVDLIEVFANPLPLQVICELLDVPIEDRTAFRDWSAIIAAGPARQDELPDALAELLVRIRAMLADRAARPGNDLVSGLLAVRDEDDRLSADELTSMVFMLVIAGYETTVNLIGNGVAALLEDRDRWIRLRGDPELLPTAVEEFIRFEPPIAITTQRRATATFELGGRTIPAGSLVLVSLAEANRDATRFPEADELRLDRPPTRHLGFGYGIHHCIGAPLARVQAQVAFTALMTRFPDLDLAIPVGDVVRRSDFQRGVTWLPVRLRG, via the coding sequence ATGACGGGGGACCAGACTCATGGTGTTCGTGAGATCGCGTTGCCCGACGGTTCGCGGGGCTGGTTGGTCACCGGTTACGACGCCGCCCGGCAGGCACTGTCGGAGCGGCGTCTGTCCAAGGTGCTCACGGCCGGGGAGGTCGGTCTGACGCCGGAGCTCACCAGTGCCATGCTGCGCCAGATGTTGTTTCTCGACCCGCCGGACCACACGCGATTGCGTCGGCTGGTCTCGGCCGTGTTCACCCCGCGCCGCGTCGAAGACCTGCGTCCGCGCATCGACGAGATCGCCACCGAGCTGCTCGATGCGATCACCGTCCACGAGACGGTCGATCTGATCGAGGTGTTCGCCAACCCGTTGCCCCTGCAGGTCATCTGCGAGCTGCTCGACGTGCCGATCGAGGATCGCACCGCGTTCCGCGACTGGTCCGCGATCATCGCGGCCGGCCCGGCCCGGCAGGACGAGCTGCCCGACGCGCTGGCCGAACTCCTGGTGCGGATCCGGGCCATGCTGGCCGACCGGGCCGCGCGTCCCGGCAACGACCTCGTGAGTGGTCTGCTCGCGGTACGTGATGAGGATGATCGGCTGTCCGCGGACGAGCTGACGTCGATGGTGTTCATGCTGGTGATCGCTGGTTACGAGACCACGGTCAACCTGATCGGCAACGGGGTGGCGGCACTGCTCGAGGATCGGGACCGGTGGATCCGGCTCCGTGGCGACCCCGAGTTGCTTCCGACCGCCGTCGAAGAGTTCATCCGGTTCGAGCCGCCGATCGCCATCACGACGCAGCGCCGCGCCACCGCGACCTTCGAGCTCGGTGGCCGGACCATTCCTGCGGGTTCGCTGGTGTTGGTCAGCCTGGCGGAGGCCAACCGGGACGCCACCCGTTTCCCGGAGGCCGACGAGTTGCGGTTGGACCGGCCGCCCACCCGGCATCTGGGTTTCGGGTACGGCATCCACCACTGCATCGGTGCCCCGCTGGCCCGTGTGCAGGCACAGGTTGCCTTCACCGCGCTGATGACCAGGTTCCCCGATCTGGACCTGGCGATCCCGGTCGGTGACGTCGTACGGCGATCCGACTTCCAGCGCGGCGTCACCTGGCTGCCTGTCCGCCTTCGTGGCTAG
- a CDS encoding PaaI family thioesterase: MNSAEVPAGCERLRQDGFMGYLDGIRVRRHDMGIDTCLLVVPHHLNPNGMVRGDILLSLLDYTLGGTAEQILASSDDGGLVAARRHPITISLTTRFTGGARHGLPLSGRARVQRRTRPVSFVAGELTSGDLTVATTAAISRNSPAARG; the protein is encoded by the coding sequence ATGAACAGCGCCGAGGTGCCTGCCGGATGCGAGCGACTCCGGCAGGACGGCTTCATGGGGTATCTCGACGGAATCCGGGTACGGCGTCACGACATGGGCATCGACACCTGCCTGCTCGTGGTTCCGCACCATCTCAATCCCAACGGGATGGTGCGCGGTGACATCCTGCTCTCCCTGCTCGACTACACCTTGGGTGGCACCGCCGAGCAGATCCTGGCGAGTTCGGACGACGGTGGCTTGGTGGCGGCTCGTCGACACCCGATCACGATCTCGCTGACCACCCGGTTCACTGGTGGCGCCAGGCACGGCCTACCGCTGTCCGGCCGGGCTCGGGTCCAGCGCCGGACCCGGCCCGTCTCCTTCGTCGCGGGCGAGCTCACGAGTGGTGACCTGACCGTCGCCACCACCGCCGCGATCTCCAGGAACTCCCCGGCAGCCAGGGGCTGA
- a CDS encoding cytochrome c oxidase assembly protein — protein sequence MFAVLIAALLTALSSDDLYASLGLPDPGALVQYGLPVVRVIAELGAMVCIGSLLAAAFLIPPRESGMLAADGYAAVRTAGWAAAVWATGSALVVPFFVAEAVGRPLDEVLDPQILGSLIPRLEQTGAWMLTGGIALLVAIACRFILTWRWAVGAFAAALAGLLPVVVTGHSATGGAHDVATNSLLMHLFAACLWVGGLIALLAHGLRRGSHLTLATTRFSQIALVCWIVMAFSGVVNGLVRVSLGELFTTVYGRLLVIKIAALIVLGVFGHLQRRRSVVEVVASGSGRALIRLASVEVLIMLGTVGVSVALGQTPPPSEFDPVGPSSTEVALGYDLAGPPTLTALLFDWRFDLIFGTAAVVLAGLYLFGVRRLAQRGDSWQLGRTLAWLAGCATLLIATSSGIGRYAPAMFSVHMGAHMLLAMLVPILLVLGGPVTLALRALPAAGREAPPGPREWLLAALHSRFTTVITHPAIAFSLFVGSFYILYFSGLFDAALQEHWAHLAMNAHFLITGYLFYWLVIGVDPAPRNLPPLGRLGLLFASMPFHAFFGIALMSSSTVIGDTFYRSLALPWATDLLEDQRLGGGLSWAAGEIPVVVVLIALLVQWARSDGRAARREDRRADGDGDADRAAYNEMLKKLSERP from the coding sequence ATGTTCGCCGTGCTGATCGCCGCGCTGCTGACCGCCTTGTCGAGCGACGACCTCTATGCCTCGCTCGGCCTGCCCGATCCCGGTGCGCTCGTCCAGTACGGGCTGCCGGTGGTGCGCGTGATCGCCGAACTCGGCGCGATGGTCTGCATCGGATCGCTGCTCGCGGCGGCGTTCCTCATACCGCCGAGAGAGTCGGGGATGCTGGCCGCCGACGGCTACGCCGCGGTGCGGACCGCGGGCTGGGCGGCGGCGGTGTGGGCGACCGGCTCAGCGCTCGTGGTTCCCTTCTTCGTCGCCGAGGCCGTCGGGCGACCCCTCGACGAGGTGCTCGACCCGCAGATCCTCGGATCCCTCATCCCTCGGCTGGAGCAGACCGGCGCGTGGATGCTGACCGGCGGCATCGCGCTGCTCGTCGCGATCGCATGCCGCTTCATCCTGACCTGGCGGTGGGCCGTCGGGGCCTTCGCGGCCGCGCTGGCCGGGCTGCTGCCGGTGGTCGTCACCGGGCACTCGGCGACCGGCGGCGCGCACGACGTCGCGACGAACAGCCTGCTCATGCACCTCTTCGCCGCGTGTCTGTGGGTCGGCGGCCTCATCGCCCTGCTCGCCCACGGGCTCCGGCGGGGGTCGCACCTGACCCTGGCGACGACGCGCTTCTCGCAGATCGCGCTCGTCTGCTGGATCGTCATGGCCTTCTCCGGGGTGGTCAACGGACTCGTGCGAGTGAGCCTCGGCGAGCTGTTCACGACGGTCTACGGTCGGCTTCTGGTCATCAAGATCGCGGCGCTGATCGTGCTCGGCGTGTTCGGTCATCTCCAGCGCAGGCGCAGCGTCGTCGAGGTCGTCGCCTCGGGTTCGGGCCGTGCGCTGATCCGGCTCGCCTCGGTCGAGGTGCTCATCATGCTGGGCACGGTCGGCGTGTCCGTGGCACTGGGCCAGACGCCGCCGCCCAGCGAATTCGATCCGGTCGGGCCCTCCAGCACCGAGGTCGCGCTCGGCTATGACCTGGCCGGGCCGCCCACCCTCACGGCGCTGCTGTTCGACTGGCGCTTCGACCTGATCTTCGGCACCGCCGCCGTGGTGCTCGCCGGGCTCTACCTGTTCGGCGTCCGGAGGCTCGCCCAGCGTGGCGACAGCTGGCAGCTCGGCCGCACGCTCGCCTGGCTGGCGGGCTGTGCGACGCTGCTGATCGCGACCTCGTCGGGAATCGGCCGCTACGCACCCGCCATGTTCAGCGTGCACATGGGCGCCCACATGCTGCTGGCGATGCTCGTGCCGATCCTGCTCGTGCTGGGCGGGCCGGTCACGCTCGCGCTGCGCGCGCTGCCCGCCGCAGGCCGGGAAGCACCACCCGGGCCGCGCGAATGGCTGCTCGCCGCGCTGCATTCTCGATTCACCACGGTCATCACGCACCCGGCGATCGCATTCAGTCTGTTCGTCGGATCGTTCTACATCCTGTACTTCTCCGGTCTCTTCGACGCCGCGCTTCAGGAGCACTGGGCGCATCTGGCGATGAACGCCCACTTCCTGATCACCGGCTATCTCTTCTACTGGCTGGTGATCGGGGTCGACCCGGCACCACGAAACCTGCCGCCGCTGGGCAGGCTGGGGCTGTTGTTCGCCTCGATGCCCTTCCACGCCTTCTTCGGCATCGCCCTGATGAGCTCCAGTACTGTGATCGGCGACACATTCTATCGGAGTCTTGCCCTGCCCTGGGCCACCGACCTGCTGGAGGATCAGCGGCTCGGCGGCGGACTGTCCTGGGCGGCGGGGGAGATCCCGGTCGTGGTGGTGCTGATCGCGCTGCTGGTGCAGTGGGCACGCTCCGACGGGCGGGCGGCGCGACGGGAGGACCGCCGTGCCGACGGCGACGGTGATGCCGACCGTGCGGCCTACAACGAGATGCTCAAGAAGTTGTCCGAGCGGCCCTGA
- the ssb gene encoding single-stranded DNA-binding protein, with translation MHETMITIMGTLTSGVRFRRNTEGVAAASFRLSSTERRYDRDRGQWVNGDRLFVTVRCRRALAEHTIAVLEKGDPVIVHGRLQTREYDVEGQRRHCTELVASAIGPDLTRCRAAPERPGTARASPSAYDEATAAERALSVAT, from the coding sequence ATGCACGAGACGATGATCACGATCATGGGCACTCTGACCAGCGGCGTGCGATTTCGTCGCAACACCGAGGGCGTGGCGGCGGCCAGTTTCCGGTTGAGCAGCACCGAACGCCGATACGACCGAGACCGAGGACAGTGGGTCAACGGCGACCGGCTCTTCGTGACGGTGCGCTGCAGGCGGGCGCTCGCCGAGCACACGATCGCCGTTCTGGAGAAGGGCGATCCGGTGATCGTCCACGGGAGGCTGCAGACCCGTGAGTACGACGTGGAGGGGCAGCGCCGGCACTGCACGGAACTCGTGGCCTCGGCCATCGGGCCGGACCTCACCCGGTGCCGGGCAGCTCCCGAGCGGCCGGGAACCGCCCGGGCCTCACCATCGGCCTACGACGAGGCGACGGCAGCAGAGCGGGCACTGTCGGTCGCCACCTGA